Genomic window (Marinifilum sp. JC120):
TGGTACTGAATTCTTTAAAAATAAGATGACCGGATTGCTCTCCGCCGAGGATTGCTCCCTCGCGGCGCATGGCCTCCACTACGTAACGGTCACCCACCGGAGTACGCAGCAGAGTTCCGCCCTTTTCCTTCATGAAATTTTCAAGAGCCATATTACTCATGACTGTGGACACCAGCATATTATGAGCAAGCTTATCGCGCTCCATGAGATCTGCTGCACACATGGCCATAATCACGTCACCATCAAGGACCTGACCCTTCTCATCAACAACGATCAGCCTGTCGGCGTCACCATCAAGTGCCAGTCCGATGTCGGCATGCTCTTCAACTACCCGCTGCCCGAGAATCTCAGGATAAAGAGAGCCACATTTATCGTTAATATTAAGGCCGTCAGGCTGGTCGCCGATACGAACAACTTCTGCCCCCAGCTCTTCAAACATATGTCCGAGACTGTAGGCTGCACCGTTGGCGCAATCCAAAACGAGTTTAACCCCATTGAGAGTCATATCCTGCGGAAAGCTGTATTTAAGATAAACGATGTAGCGTCCACGGGCGTCTTCAATCTTGTAAGCACGGCCCACTTTTTCCGCCTGCGGATAATCCCACTGGGTATCCTGAGAAAGGACCATATCCGCAATTTCATCTTCAACTGCATCTGGAAGCTTGTAACCGTTGGCATCAAAAAATTTGATGCCGTTATCCATGAACGGATTGTGGGAAGCGGAAATAACAATACCGAGGTCCGCACGCATATTGCGGGTCAAGAAGGACACAGCCGGGGTAGGCATTGGACCGACCTGAAAAACATCCATACCCATGGCACAAAGGCCGGATGTAAGCGCGGATTCGAATACATAACCTGAAAGACGGGTATCCTTGCCGATAATAACTTTATGACGCTGTTTTCCATTCCTGAAATAAGATCCAGCCGCAAGGCCCATACGCAGAGCCACTTCTGCGGTCATGGGGAAAATATTTACCTGGCCACGCAGACCGTCAGTTCCAAACAAACGTTTACTCATCCATCTCTCCAAAAATATGCAGGCCGTTCATATTAATTACGGCTCCTGCCTCGATATAGTTACGGTTATTGCTTCAGGTTTTCTCTTTTTAACGGAACACCCTTTGGGCAGGGTAACCTCATAAGGTACTACATTCTCACCCTCTGGAATTGTCGCGCTCAAATCTATTGAAGCAGTAATCTCATCTCTGAATCCATTTCTCCTGAAGAAGGGTTTTGGACCCTCCACAAGCAGCCTGACGTAATTCTGGCTGGCCGCAAAGTCAATATCATCCGGGCTTAAAATGTAAAGTGGCACCTTGACCCACATTTTCCCTGAGCGGACCGCAAAATCCAGAGAAACACTGACCAGACCCGGATTAGACTCCACAGTTTCAGGTAATTGCAGGGGAAGTTCCCCGTGCCAGTTACCGGGGGAATCAGTATCAAGCATGATAGGCTGGGTTCTGACCTGAGCAATTTTTTTCAAAACTGAAGCAGGACCGCGCAGGGTTACTTCATCAGGTTCGCTATACTTTTTCTTCAAGGTATAATCGCGATGCAAGTCCCCATCCCACGTAGGAATAACCCGGACCCGCTTTTTAACAAACATATCCATTACCAGATTGATATTGGAAGGATTAAGTTCCACAACCTCAAGCGCGCTGCCGAGTCCCAGATTTTCCGGCACAATATTAATCGGGTTATTACCCACAACAAGATGTCCGGTATCCAGCGAATAAGCTATTTTCTTGGTGTCAAGATTACGAATTAACCCTTTGGGACCGCGCAAACGAACTGAAACCTTACTGATCATGCCTTCACGGATAATCATTCCCTGCGGGGGATTAATAATCTCCATCGGGAATTCAACCCACGTCTCAACCAGATCTCGCCCGGTAACCAAGTACCAGGTCAGAACTGACATCATAAGAGCTATGGCGGCTATTTTCCAGTGCTGTACTTTCATAAGCATCAAGTCAAAACGTTTTTCAAAACACGTTTAAGGCGGATAATATCAAGACTGGTGGTGAGTTTGCCACCAATCGCCGCAGACATTGTTCCCCGTTCCTCGGAAACAACAAGGGCAATAGCATCGGTTTCCTCGCTAATGCCCAAAGCTGCCCTGTGCCGGGTTCCAATAGCACTCTGACGAGTTGAAACCTGCGCCAGAGGGAGAATACAGGAAGCTGCAACAATTTTATTTGAATTGATGACCACCGCCCCGTCATGCAGCGGGGTATCCGGCCAGAAAATATTGATCAGCAATTGTTTGCTGACTCGGCCGTTAACTTCAACACCTTTTTCAAGGATATCCCCTAAAGGAACATTTTTCTGGATAACCAATAATGCCCCGATCTTCTGACGGGCCATGGAATCCATGGCGGAACAGATTTCATCGATGACAGCTATTTCAAAATCCTGTTTACGCCAGAAACGACCTGCGCCCATCTGGGCCAGACCTTTACGGATATCCCGCTGAAAAAGGACGATAATGACAAGAAAAATTGAACTCAGAAAATTGGTAAGCAGCCAATTGAGAGTATAAAGACCGAAAACATCAGAAATATAGTAGACCAGAAGAACCAGCAGTAATCCCCAAATAACAGCAGCCGCACGGGTGCCGCGCACCAAAAGAATGATGTAAAAATAGACAATCGCCACCAGACCGATGTCAAGCAGCTCTTTCCAGGAAATTTGAAAGCCCAGAAATTCAAACATCAATAATCTCCGCCGATCTCCTTCACTATTTTCAAAGTCTGACTGGTCAAACCTACTTCATGCACCCGGTGAATAGGCACCCCGCGGGCAGCAAGAACAGCAGTGGCAGCCTGAGTTGCGTTCTGCCGCACATCGGCTTCCAGCCCCAGCAACTTACCCCAGAGAGACTTATTGGAAAGTCCCATATAAACCGGGAATCCCAGCTCCATAAAGCGATCAATCCTGCGTAAAATCTCAAGATTGTGTCCAAGGGTCTTTCCAAAACCTATGCCCGGATCAATCACTATCCGATTTTCCGGTAAGCCTGACTTCACGAGTTTTTCAAGACTTTTTTCAAAAAATGTCAAAATATCTTCTATGACACTATCATAACTCGGCGACAATTGCATCTCTTCCGGTGTTCCCTGACTGTGCATAAGTAC
Coding sequences:
- a CDS encoding phosphoglucosamine mutase, producing the protein MSKRLFGTDGLRGQVNIFPMTAEVALRMGLAAGSYFRNGKQRHKVIIGKDTRLSGYVFESALTSGLCAMGMDVFQVGPMPTPAVSFLTRNMRADLGIVISASHNPFMDNGIKFFDANGYKLPDAVEDEIADMVLSQDTQWDYPQAEKVGRAYKIEDARGRYIVYLKYSFPQDMTLNGVKLVLDCANGAAYSLGHMFEELGAEVVRIGDQPDGLNINDKCGSLYPEILGQRVVEEHADIGLALDGDADRLIVVDEKGQVLDGDVIMAMCAADLMERDKLAHNMLVSTVMSNMALENFMKEKGGTLLRTPVGDRYVVEAMRREGAILGGEQSGHLIFKEFSTTGDGLLAALQLLRILCAKNRPLSELSGLLELYPQKLQNVHVKRKRPFEEVPAVQDALKQVEQELAGKGRVLLRYSGTESVARVMVEAEDSSKVELYTSELAGVLEEHLR
- a CDS encoding YbbR-like domain-containing protein produces the protein MKVQHWKIAAIALMMSVLTWYLVTGRDLVETWVEFPMEIINPPQGMIIREGMISKVSVRLRGPKGLIRNLDTKKIAYSLDTGHLVVGNNPINIVPENLGLGSALEVVELNPSNINLVMDMFVKKRVRVIPTWDGDLHRDYTLKKKYSEPDEVTLRGPASVLKKIAQVRTQPIMLDTDSPGNWHGELPLQLPETVESNPGLVSVSLDFAVRSGKMWVKVPLYILSPDDIDFAASQNYVRLLVEGPKPFFRRNGFRDEITASIDLSATIPEGENVVPYEVTLPKGCSVKKRKPEAITVTISRQEP
- a CDS encoding TIGR00159 family protein — encoded protein: MFEFLGFQISWKELLDIGLVAIVYFYIILLVRGTRAAAVIWGLLLVLLVYYISDVFGLYTLNWLLTNFLSSIFLVIIVLFQRDIRKGLAQMGAGRFWRKQDFEIAVIDEICSAMDSMARQKIGALLVIQKNVPLGDILEKGVEVNGRVSKQLLINIFWPDTPLHDGAVVINSNKIVAASCILPLAQVSTRQSAIGTRHRAALGISEETDAIALVVSEERGTMSAAIGGKLTTSLDIIRLKRVLKNVLT
- the folP gene encoding dihydropteroate synthase, whose product is MSRNYSWTVKGGRVLGPAPFFIAGIVNVTPDSFYDGGKNYDPQQAVEHGRQLASQGADILDVGGESTRPYADPVSLEDELARVIPVISELSRDHIVSVDTVKSEVARASVEAGAAIVNDVSAFAQDPALLDVVADLKPGYVLMHSQGTPEEMQLSPSYDSVIEDILTFFEKSLEKLVKSGLPENRIVIDPGIGFGKTLGHNLEILRRIDRFMELGFPVYMGLSNKSLWGKLLGLEADVRQNATQAATAVLAARGVPIHRVHEVGLTSQTLKIVKEIGGDY